Proteins from one Prinia subflava isolate CZ2003 ecotype Zambia chromosome 22, Cam_Psub_1.2, whole genome shotgun sequence genomic window:
- the ST14 gene encoding suppressor of tumorigenicity 14 protein isoform X2 codes for MRDMNNLDEGVEFLPAMNSKKMEKRGPKRQVVIIVLIIVFLLVSLTTGLLFWHFKYRNTPVQKVFNGHLRVLNWEFLDAYENSSSPEFSMLAKKVKSTVEEIYKNHADIGPYHKETVITAFSEGSVIAYYWSEFLVPKYREESLDRAMADKQSLVQRWNPRLRNPMLKVESVIAFPVDPSIAHSARDNSCMFSLHAKEGEVTSFTTPGFPNSPYPNNALCYWALRADASSSISLTFKTLELEPCRDDSDYIKVYDSLSPVEPHALVRLCGNYAPSYNLTFLSSQNVMLVTLVTNKEGRFPGFKAEFFQLPKIKACGGTLKGDSGTFTTPYYPAHYPPDMDCVWNIEVPSIKNVKVRFNMFFVLEPGIPVSSCTKDYVQINGTRYCGERSQFVVASTTNKIELRFHSDQSYTDTGFSAEFLSYDSSDPCPGKFTCNTGRCIDRSMRCDGWLDCVDGSDERSCTCTEQQFRCQNGWCKPKFWVCDNVNDCGDNSDELQCSCAADSFKCDNGKCVPSAQKCNGKDDCGDGSDEGGCSTVGQTTVPCKEYTYKCRSGRCISKQNPECDGEQDCEDHSDEDNCNCGLRSYVRKSRIVGGQNSDVGEWPWQVSLHVKGQGHICGASLVSANWLVSAAHCFLPLQGIRYSDPNLWTAYLGLTDQGDRSGPNVQTRKIKRIISHPFFNDYTYDYDIAVLELQSPVTFTAVVQPICLPDATHNFPVGKDLWVTGWGATAEGGTGASILQKAEIRLINQTVCNQLLTDQLTPRMMCVGILTGGVDACQGDSGGPLVSVEPSNRMFLAGVVSWGDGCAQRNKPGVYSRLTSLRDWIQEHTGL; via the exons GACATGAACAACCTGGATGAAGGGGTGGAGTTCCTCCCTGCCATGAACTCCAAGAAGATGGAGAAGCGTGGCCCAAAGCGCCAGGTGGTCATCATCGTCCTGATCATTGTTTTTCTGCTTGTCTCACTCACCACTGGCCTCCTGTTTTGGCACTTCAAAT ATAGGAACACACCTGTCCAGAAGGTTTTCAATGGCCACTTGCGGGTTCTgaactgggaattcctggatgCCTATGAGAACTCCAGCTCTCCAGAATTCAGTATGCTGGCCAAGAAGGTGAAGAGCACG GTGGAGGAGATCTACAAGAACCATGCTGATATTGGTCCTTACCACAAAGAGACAGTGATCACTGCCTTCAG TGAAGGCAGTGTCATTGCCTACTACTGGTCAGAATTCCTTGTGCCCAAATACCGGGAAGAGAGCCTGGACAGGGCAATGGCTGACAAGCAGAGCCTGGTGCAGAGGTGGAACCCCCGCCTGAGAAACCCCATGCTGAAGGTGGAGTCGGTCATTGCTTTCC ctgtggACCCCAGCATAGCTCACTCTGCCCGGGACA ACAGCTGCATGTTCTCCCTTCACGCCAAGGAAGGAGAAGTCACCAGTTTCACCACGCCGGGCTTCCCCAACAGCCCATACCCCAACAATGCCCTCTGCTACTGGGCATTGAGGGCAGATGCCAGCTCCAGCATCAGTCTCACCTTCAAGACCCTGGAGCTGGAGCCATGCAGAGATGACAGTGACTACATCAAGGTGTACGACTCTCTGAGCCCCGTGGAGCCGCACGCCTTGGTTAG GCTTTGTGGGAATTATGCCCCATCCTACAACCTGACCTTCCTGTCCTCCCAGAACGTCATGCTAGTCACATTAGTTACCAATAAGGAGGGGCGATTCCCTGGCTTCAAGGCTGAGTTCTTCCAGCTCCCAAAGATCAAAG CTTGTGGTGGGACCCTGAAGGGAGACAGTGGCACCTTCACAACTCCCTATTACCCAGCACACTATCCCCCAGACATGGACTGTGTCTGGAACATTGAG GTTCCCTCTATAAAGAATGTGAAGGTGCGTTTCAACATGTTCTTTGTGCTGGAGCCCGGGATCCCAGTAAGCTCCTGCACCAAAGACTATGTGCAGATCAATGGCACGAG GTACTGTGGGGAGCGCTCTCAGTTTGTGGTGGCCAGTACCACCAACAAAATCGAGCTCCGGTTCCACTCAGACCAGTCCTACACAGACACAGGCTTCTCTGCGGAGTTCCTGTCCTACGACTCCAGTGACC cctgccctggcaaGTTCACTTGCAATACTGGCCGCTGCATCGACAGGAGCATGCGCTGTGACGGGTGGCTGGACTGCGTGGATGGCAGTGATGAGAGGTCCTGCA CCTGTACGGAGCAGCAATTCAGGTGCCAGAATGGCTGGTGCAAGCCCAAGTTCTGGGTCTGTGACAACGTGAATGACTGCGGGGACAACAGCGATGAGCTACAATGTA gctgtgcagctgACAGCTTCAAGTGCGACAATGGGAAGTGTGTGCCCAGCGCACAGAAATGTAATGGCAAGGACGACTGTGGGGATGGGAGCGATGAGGGCGGCTGCAGCACAG TGGGCCAGACCACAGTCCCCTGCAAGGAGTACACCTACAAGTGCCGCAGTGGACGCTGCATCAGCAAACAGAACCCCGAGTGCGACGGGGAGCAGGACTGTGAGGACCACTCTGATGAGGACAACTGCA ACTGTGGGCTCCGCTCCTACGTCAGGAAGTCACGGATCGTCGGTGGGCAGAACTCGGACGTGGgagaatggccatggcaggTCAGCCTGCACGTCAAGGGCCAGGGCCACATCTGTGGGGCCTCGCTGGTGTCAGCAAACTGGCTGGTGTCAGCGGCACACTGCTTCCTGCCACTGCAAGGCATCAG GTACTCAGACCCCAACCTATGGACAGCCTACCTGGGGCTGACTGACCAAGGTGACCGCAGTGGCCCCAATGTGCAAACCCGCAAAATCAAGCGCATCATCTCTCACCCCTTCTTCAATGACTACACCTATGACTATGAcattgctgtgctggagctgcagagccccgTCACCTTCACGGCCGTCGTGCAGCCCATCTGCCTGCCCGATGCCACCCACAACTTCCCTGTGGGCAAGGACCTGTGGGTGACCGGATGGGGAGCGACTGCAGAAGGAG GCACGGGAGCCTCCATCCTGCAAAAGGCAGAGATCCGGCTTATCAACCAGACTGTGTGTAACCAGCTCCTGACAGACCAGCTGACGCCACGCATGATGTGTGTGGGGATACTGACCGGTGGTGTGGATGCCTGCCAG GGAGACTCCGGGGGGCCTCTGGTGAGTGTGGAGCCCAGCAATCGGATGTTCCTGGCTGGTGTGGTGAGCTGGGGTGATGGCTGTGCCCAGAGGAACAAACCTGGGGTGTACAGCCGGCTCACAAGCCTGCGAGACTGGATCCAGGAGCACACAGGCCTCTAG
- the ST14 gene encoding suppressor of tumorigenicity 14 protein isoform X1, with protein sequence MERGPPADGAGVRYSTQLQDMNNLDEGVEFLPAMNSKKMEKRGPKRQVVIIVLIIVFLLVSLTTGLLFWHFKYRNTPVQKVFNGHLRVLNWEFLDAYENSSSPEFSMLAKKVKSTVEEIYKNHADIGPYHKETVITAFSEGSVIAYYWSEFLVPKYREESLDRAMADKQSLVQRWNPRLRNPMLKVESVIAFPVDPSIAHSARDNSCMFSLHAKEGEVTSFTTPGFPNSPYPNNALCYWALRADASSSISLTFKTLELEPCRDDSDYIKVYDSLSPVEPHALVRLCGNYAPSYNLTFLSSQNVMLVTLVTNKEGRFPGFKAEFFQLPKIKACGGTLKGDSGTFTTPYYPAHYPPDMDCVWNIEVPSIKNVKVRFNMFFVLEPGIPVSSCTKDYVQINGTRYCGERSQFVVASTTNKIELRFHSDQSYTDTGFSAEFLSYDSSDPCPGKFTCNTGRCIDRSMRCDGWLDCVDGSDERSCTCTEQQFRCQNGWCKPKFWVCDNVNDCGDNSDELQCSCAADSFKCDNGKCVPSAQKCNGKDDCGDGSDEGGCSTVGQTTVPCKEYTYKCRSGRCISKQNPECDGEQDCEDHSDEDNCNCGLRSYVRKSRIVGGQNSDVGEWPWQVSLHVKGQGHICGASLVSANWLVSAAHCFLPLQGIRYSDPNLWTAYLGLTDQGDRSGPNVQTRKIKRIISHPFFNDYTYDYDIAVLELQSPVTFTAVVQPICLPDATHNFPVGKDLWVTGWGATAEGGTGASILQKAEIRLINQTVCNQLLTDQLTPRMMCVGILTGGVDACQGDSGGPLVSVEPSNRMFLAGVVSWGDGCAQRNKPGVYSRLTSLRDWIQEHTGL encoded by the exons GACATGAACAACCTGGATGAAGGGGTGGAGTTCCTCCCTGCCATGAACTCCAAGAAGATGGAGAAGCGTGGCCCAAAGCGCCAGGTGGTCATCATCGTCCTGATCATTGTTTTTCTGCTTGTCTCACTCACCACTGGCCTCCTGTTTTGGCACTTCAAAT ATAGGAACACACCTGTCCAGAAGGTTTTCAATGGCCACTTGCGGGTTCTgaactgggaattcctggatgCCTATGAGAACTCCAGCTCTCCAGAATTCAGTATGCTGGCCAAGAAGGTGAAGAGCACG GTGGAGGAGATCTACAAGAACCATGCTGATATTGGTCCTTACCACAAAGAGACAGTGATCACTGCCTTCAG TGAAGGCAGTGTCATTGCCTACTACTGGTCAGAATTCCTTGTGCCCAAATACCGGGAAGAGAGCCTGGACAGGGCAATGGCTGACAAGCAGAGCCTGGTGCAGAGGTGGAACCCCCGCCTGAGAAACCCCATGCTGAAGGTGGAGTCGGTCATTGCTTTCC ctgtggACCCCAGCATAGCTCACTCTGCCCGGGACA ACAGCTGCATGTTCTCCCTTCACGCCAAGGAAGGAGAAGTCACCAGTTTCACCACGCCGGGCTTCCCCAACAGCCCATACCCCAACAATGCCCTCTGCTACTGGGCATTGAGGGCAGATGCCAGCTCCAGCATCAGTCTCACCTTCAAGACCCTGGAGCTGGAGCCATGCAGAGATGACAGTGACTACATCAAGGTGTACGACTCTCTGAGCCCCGTGGAGCCGCACGCCTTGGTTAG GCTTTGTGGGAATTATGCCCCATCCTACAACCTGACCTTCCTGTCCTCCCAGAACGTCATGCTAGTCACATTAGTTACCAATAAGGAGGGGCGATTCCCTGGCTTCAAGGCTGAGTTCTTCCAGCTCCCAAAGATCAAAG CTTGTGGTGGGACCCTGAAGGGAGACAGTGGCACCTTCACAACTCCCTATTACCCAGCACACTATCCCCCAGACATGGACTGTGTCTGGAACATTGAG GTTCCCTCTATAAAGAATGTGAAGGTGCGTTTCAACATGTTCTTTGTGCTGGAGCCCGGGATCCCAGTAAGCTCCTGCACCAAAGACTATGTGCAGATCAATGGCACGAG GTACTGTGGGGAGCGCTCTCAGTTTGTGGTGGCCAGTACCACCAACAAAATCGAGCTCCGGTTCCACTCAGACCAGTCCTACACAGACACAGGCTTCTCTGCGGAGTTCCTGTCCTACGACTCCAGTGACC cctgccctggcaaGTTCACTTGCAATACTGGCCGCTGCATCGACAGGAGCATGCGCTGTGACGGGTGGCTGGACTGCGTGGATGGCAGTGATGAGAGGTCCTGCA CCTGTACGGAGCAGCAATTCAGGTGCCAGAATGGCTGGTGCAAGCCCAAGTTCTGGGTCTGTGACAACGTGAATGACTGCGGGGACAACAGCGATGAGCTACAATGTA gctgtgcagctgACAGCTTCAAGTGCGACAATGGGAAGTGTGTGCCCAGCGCACAGAAATGTAATGGCAAGGACGACTGTGGGGATGGGAGCGATGAGGGCGGCTGCAGCACAG TGGGCCAGACCACAGTCCCCTGCAAGGAGTACACCTACAAGTGCCGCAGTGGACGCTGCATCAGCAAACAGAACCCCGAGTGCGACGGGGAGCAGGACTGTGAGGACCACTCTGATGAGGACAACTGCA ACTGTGGGCTCCGCTCCTACGTCAGGAAGTCACGGATCGTCGGTGGGCAGAACTCGGACGTGGgagaatggccatggcaggTCAGCCTGCACGTCAAGGGCCAGGGCCACATCTGTGGGGCCTCGCTGGTGTCAGCAAACTGGCTGGTGTCAGCGGCACACTGCTTCCTGCCACTGCAAGGCATCAG GTACTCAGACCCCAACCTATGGACAGCCTACCTGGGGCTGACTGACCAAGGTGACCGCAGTGGCCCCAATGTGCAAACCCGCAAAATCAAGCGCATCATCTCTCACCCCTTCTTCAATGACTACACCTATGACTATGAcattgctgtgctggagctgcagagccccgTCACCTTCACGGCCGTCGTGCAGCCCATCTGCCTGCCCGATGCCACCCACAACTTCCCTGTGGGCAAGGACCTGTGGGTGACCGGATGGGGAGCGACTGCAGAAGGAG GCACGGGAGCCTCCATCCTGCAAAAGGCAGAGATCCGGCTTATCAACCAGACTGTGTGTAACCAGCTCCTGACAGACCAGCTGACGCCACGCATGATGTGTGTGGGGATACTGACCGGTGGTGTGGATGCCTGCCAG GGAGACTCCGGGGGGCCTCTGGTGAGTGTGGAGCCCAGCAATCGGATGTTCCTGGCTGGTGTGGTGAGCTGGGGTGATGGCTGTGCCCAGAGGAACAAACCTGGGGTGTACAGCCGGCTCACAAGCCTGCGAGACTGGATCCAGGAGCACACAGGCCTCTAG
- the ST14 gene encoding suppressor of tumorigenicity 14 protein isoform X3, producing the protein MNNLDEGVEFLPAMNSKKMEKRGPKRQVVIIVLIIVFLLVSLTTGLLFWHFKYRNTPVQKVFNGHLRVLNWEFLDAYENSSSPEFSMLAKKVKSTVEEIYKNHADIGPYHKETVITAFSEGSVIAYYWSEFLVPKYREESLDRAMADKQSLVQRWNPRLRNPMLKVESVIAFPVDPSIAHSARDNSCMFSLHAKEGEVTSFTTPGFPNSPYPNNALCYWALRADASSSISLTFKTLELEPCRDDSDYIKVYDSLSPVEPHALVRLCGNYAPSYNLTFLSSQNVMLVTLVTNKEGRFPGFKAEFFQLPKIKACGGTLKGDSGTFTTPYYPAHYPPDMDCVWNIEVPSIKNVKVRFNMFFVLEPGIPVSSCTKDYVQINGTRYCGERSQFVVASTTNKIELRFHSDQSYTDTGFSAEFLSYDSSDPCPGKFTCNTGRCIDRSMRCDGWLDCVDGSDERSCTCTEQQFRCQNGWCKPKFWVCDNVNDCGDNSDELQCSCAADSFKCDNGKCVPSAQKCNGKDDCGDGSDEGGCSTVGQTTVPCKEYTYKCRSGRCISKQNPECDGEQDCEDHSDEDNCNCGLRSYVRKSRIVGGQNSDVGEWPWQVSLHVKGQGHICGASLVSANWLVSAAHCFLPLQGIRYSDPNLWTAYLGLTDQGDRSGPNVQTRKIKRIISHPFFNDYTYDYDIAVLELQSPVTFTAVVQPICLPDATHNFPVGKDLWVTGWGATAEGGTGASILQKAEIRLINQTVCNQLLTDQLTPRMMCVGILTGGVDACQGDSGGPLVSVEPSNRMFLAGVVSWGDGCAQRNKPGVYSRLTSLRDWIQEHTGL; encoded by the exons ATGAACAACCTGGATGAAGGGGTGGAGTTCCTCCCTGCCATGAACTCCAAGAAGATGGAGAAGCGTGGCCCAAAGCGCCAGGTGGTCATCATCGTCCTGATCATTGTTTTTCTGCTTGTCTCACTCACCACTGGCCTCCTGTTTTGGCACTTCAAAT ATAGGAACACACCTGTCCAGAAGGTTTTCAATGGCCACTTGCGGGTTCTgaactgggaattcctggatgCCTATGAGAACTCCAGCTCTCCAGAATTCAGTATGCTGGCCAAGAAGGTGAAGAGCACG GTGGAGGAGATCTACAAGAACCATGCTGATATTGGTCCTTACCACAAAGAGACAGTGATCACTGCCTTCAG TGAAGGCAGTGTCATTGCCTACTACTGGTCAGAATTCCTTGTGCCCAAATACCGGGAAGAGAGCCTGGACAGGGCAATGGCTGACAAGCAGAGCCTGGTGCAGAGGTGGAACCCCCGCCTGAGAAACCCCATGCTGAAGGTGGAGTCGGTCATTGCTTTCC ctgtggACCCCAGCATAGCTCACTCTGCCCGGGACA ACAGCTGCATGTTCTCCCTTCACGCCAAGGAAGGAGAAGTCACCAGTTTCACCACGCCGGGCTTCCCCAACAGCCCATACCCCAACAATGCCCTCTGCTACTGGGCATTGAGGGCAGATGCCAGCTCCAGCATCAGTCTCACCTTCAAGACCCTGGAGCTGGAGCCATGCAGAGATGACAGTGACTACATCAAGGTGTACGACTCTCTGAGCCCCGTGGAGCCGCACGCCTTGGTTAG GCTTTGTGGGAATTATGCCCCATCCTACAACCTGACCTTCCTGTCCTCCCAGAACGTCATGCTAGTCACATTAGTTACCAATAAGGAGGGGCGATTCCCTGGCTTCAAGGCTGAGTTCTTCCAGCTCCCAAAGATCAAAG CTTGTGGTGGGACCCTGAAGGGAGACAGTGGCACCTTCACAACTCCCTATTACCCAGCACACTATCCCCCAGACATGGACTGTGTCTGGAACATTGAG GTTCCCTCTATAAAGAATGTGAAGGTGCGTTTCAACATGTTCTTTGTGCTGGAGCCCGGGATCCCAGTAAGCTCCTGCACCAAAGACTATGTGCAGATCAATGGCACGAG GTACTGTGGGGAGCGCTCTCAGTTTGTGGTGGCCAGTACCACCAACAAAATCGAGCTCCGGTTCCACTCAGACCAGTCCTACACAGACACAGGCTTCTCTGCGGAGTTCCTGTCCTACGACTCCAGTGACC cctgccctggcaaGTTCACTTGCAATACTGGCCGCTGCATCGACAGGAGCATGCGCTGTGACGGGTGGCTGGACTGCGTGGATGGCAGTGATGAGAGGTCCTGCA CCTGTACGGAGCAGCAATTCAGGTGCCAGAATGGCTGGTGCAAGCCCAAGTTCTGGGTCTGTGACAACGTGAATGACTGCGGGGACAACAGCGATGAGCTACAATGTA gctgtgcagctgACAGCTTCAAGTGCGACAATGGGAAGTGTGTGCCCAGCGCACAGAAATGTAATGGCAAGGACGACTGTGGGGATGGGAGCGATGAGGGCGGCTGCAGCACAG TGGGCCAGACCACAGTCCCCTGCAAGGAGTACACCTACAAGTGCCGCAGTGGACGCTGCATCAGCAAACAGAACCCCGAGTGCGACGGGGAGCAGGACTGTGAGGACCACTCTGATGAGGACAACTGCA ACTGTGGGCTCCGCTCCTACGTCAGGAAGTCACGGATCGTCGGTGGGCAGAACTCGGACGTGGgagaatggccatggcaggTCAGCCTGCACGTCAAGGGCCAGGGCCACATCTGTGGGGCCTCGCTGGTGTCAGCAAACTGGCTGGTGTCAGCGGCACACTGCTTCCTGCCACTGCAAGGCATCAG GTACTCAGACCCCAACCTATGGACAGCCTACCTGGGGCTGACTGACCAAGGTGACCGCAGTGGCCCCAATGTGCAAACCCGCAAAATCAAGCGCATCATCTCTCACCCCTTCTTCAATGACTACACCTATGACTATGAcattgctgtgctggagctgcagagccccgTCACCTTCACGGCCGTCGTGCAGCCCATCTGCCTGCCCGATGCCACCCACAACTTCCCTGTGGGCAAGGACCTGTGGGTGACCGGATGGGGAGCGACTGCAGAAGGAG GCACGGGAGCCTCCATCCTGCAAAAGGCAGAGATCCGGCTTATCAACCAGACTGTGTGTAACCAGCTCCTGACAGACCAGCTGACGCCACGCATGATGTGTGTGGGGATACTGACCGGTGGTGTGGATGCCTGCCAG GGAGACTCCGGGGGGCCTCTGGTGAGTGTGGAGCCCAGCAATCGGATGTTCCTGGCTGGTGTGGTGAGCTGGGGTGATGGCTGTGCCCAGAGGAACAAACCTGGGGTGTACAGCCGGCTCACAAGCCTGCGAGACTGGATCCAGGAGCACACAGGCCTCTAG